A genomic region of Trifolium pratense cultivar HEN17-A07 linkage group LG3, ARS_RC_1.1, whole genome shotgun sequence contains the following coding sequences:
- the LOC123916513 gene encoding protein CASP isoform X2 codes for MESPPTGSERDKTNSPISVVSAFWKDFDLEKEKSVLDEQGLRIAENQENSQKNRRKLAESTRNFKKASPEDKSSLFNALLKGYQEEVDNLTKRAKFGENAFLNIYQKLYEAPDPYPALASVAEQDLKMSELESENRKMKVELEEFRTEATHLKNQQATIRRLEERSRQLEQQMEEKVKEIVEIKHRNLAEENQKTLEILKEREQLLQDQLQSAKESVSNMKKLHELAQNQLFELRAQSEEERAAKQAEANLLMDEVERAQTMLLGLEREKGVLRSQLQTANEDSENKKSDNLDSNNALENSLIAKEKLISELNMELHNIETTLSNEREEHINDVKKFTAMLNEKEASIVAMKKELQTRPTEKVVDDLRKKVKILQAVGYNSIEAEDWEAATSGEEMSQMESLLLDKNRKMEHELTQLKVKLSEKTSSLETAEQKVAELSAKVNEQQKLIQKLEDDISKGYSSSSKDHKGTFLDDWDLSEANRSEVTEHQNMDQRHALDQDQSSMLKVICSQRDRFRTRLRETEEEIRQLKEKIGLLTAELEKSKADNVKLYGKIRYVQDYNVEKVVSRGSKKYAEDLESGFASDVESKYKKIYEDDINPFAAFSKKGKRSKIQGVGI; via the exons ATGGAGTCTCCGCCAACTGGATCGGAGAGAGACAAAACCAACTCTCCGATCTCCGTCGTCTCCGCTTTCTGGAAAG ATTTTGACTTAGAGAAGGAGAAATCTGTGCTAGATGAACAAGGGCTTCGAATTGCAGAAAACCAGGAAAACAGTCAGAAAAATAGGCGGAAGCTTGCCGAGAGTACTAGAA ATTTCAAGAAAGCTTCACCTGAGGATAAGTCAAGTTTGTTTAATGCATTGCTTAAGGGGTACCAGGAAGAGGTTGATAATCTTACAAAAAGAGCAAAGTTTGGAGAAAATGCCTTCCTTAACATCTACCAAAAGTTGTATGAAGCCCCAGATCCTTATCCAGCTCTTGCTTCAGTTGCT GAGCAAGATCTCAAGATGTCTGAGCTAGAATCCGAGAACCGGAAAATGAAAGTTGAGCTTGAGGAATTTAGAACAGAGGCAACTCACTTGAAGAATCAGCAGGCCACAATACGAAGACTTGAAGAGCGAAGTAGGCAATTAGAACAACAG ATGGAAGAGAAAGTAAAAGAAATTGTGGAGATTAAGCATCGCAACCTAGCAGAAGAGAACCAGAAAACAttagaaattttaaaagaaag GGAACAATTACTACAGGACCAGCTGCAGAGTGCCAAAGAAAGTGTTTCAAATATGAAGAAATTACATGAGCTTGCACAAAACCAGTTGTTTGAACTCCGTGCTCAGTCTG AGGAAGAGAGGGCAGCTAAGCAAGCAGAGGCCAATCTGCTGATGGATGAAGTTGAACGAGCACAAACAATGCTTCTTGGTTTGGAGAGAGAGAAG GGGGTACTTCGATCTCAGTTACAAACAGCAAATGAAGATTCTGAAAATAAGAAGAG TGATAATTTAGACTCAAATAATGCACTTGAAAATTCTTTAATTGCCAAAGAGAAGTTAATCTCTGAATTGAACATGGAGCTACACAATATTGAAACAACCTTATCAAATGAACGTGAAGAACACATTAATGATGTGAAGAAATTTACTGCAATGCTCAATGAAAAG GAGGCTTCTATTGTGGCAATGAAGAAAGAGCTTCAGACAAGGCCAACAGAAAAAGTAGTTGATGATTTGCGTAAGAAAGTAAAAATTTTGCAG GCAGTGGGTTATAATTCAATTGAGGCTGAAGACTGGGAAGCGGCCACAAGTGGGGAGGAGATGAGCCAGATGGAATCTCTTCTTCTTGATAAGAACCGAAAAATGGAACACGAACTAACACAGTTGAAG GTCAAACTTTCTGAAAAAACATCTTCACTCGAAACAGCCGAACAGAAGGTAGCAGAACTTTCAGCTAAGGTTAATGAACAACAAAAACTGATACAAAAGTTGGAAGATGATATATCCAAG GGATATAGTTCCAGTTCCAAAGATCATAAAGGAACTTTCCTTGATGACTGGGATCTATCAGAGGCTAACCGGAGTGAGGTGACTGAG CATCAAAATATGGATCAAAGGCATGCCTTAGATCAAGATCAGAGCTCAATGCTTAAAGTAATATGTAGTCAGAGAGATCGATTTAGGACCCGTTTGAGAGAGACAGAAGAg GAAATAAGGCAGTTGAAGGAGAAGATTGGATTATTAACTGCGGAACTGGAAAAGAGCAAAGCAGACAATGTTAAACTATACGGGAAGATTCGTTACGTCCAAGACTATAATGTTGAGAAAGTGGTTTCCAGGGGTTCTAAAAAG TATGCAGAAGATCTTGAAAGTGGTTTCGCATCAGATGTTGAATCTAAATACAAGAAGATATACGAGGATGATATAAATCCTTTTGCTGCATTCTCAAAAAA AGGAAAGAGATCAAAGATACAAGGAGTTGGGATTTAG
- the LOC123916513 gene encoding protein CASP isoform X1, with the protein MESPPTGSERDKTNSPISVVSAFWKDFDLEKEKSVLDEQGLRIAENQENSQKNRRKLAESTRNFKKASPEDKSSLFNALLKGYQEEVDNLTKRAKFGENAFLNIYQKLYEAPDPYPALASVAEQDLKMSELESENRKMKVELEEFRTEATHLKNQQATIRRLEERSRQLEQQMEEKVKEIVEIKHRNLAEENQKTLEILKEREQLLQDQLQSAKESVSNMKKLHELAQNQLFELRAQSEEERAAKQAEANLLMDEVERAQTMLLGLEREKGVLRSQLQTANEDSENKKSDNLDSNNALENSLIAKEKLISELNMELHNIETTLSNEREEHINDVKKFTAMLNEKEASIVAMKKELQTRPTEKVVDDLRKKVKILQAVGYNSIEAEDWEAATSGEEMSQMESLLLDKNRKMEHELTQLKVKLSEKTSSLETAEQKVAELSAKVNEQQKLIQKLEDDISKGYSSSSKDHKGTFLDDWDLSEANRSEVTEHQNMDQRHALDQDQSSMLKVICSQRDRFRTRLRETEEEIRQLKEKIGLLTAELEKSKADNVKLYGKIRYVQDYNVEKVVSRGSKKYAEDLESGFASDVESKYKKIYEDDINPFAAFSKKERDQRYKELGFRDRITLSSGRFLLGNKYARTFAFFYTIGLHVLVFTCLYRMSALSYLSHGSDETLVGERTIDLPRGL; encoded by the exons ATGGAGTCTCCGCCAACTGGATCGGAGAGAGACAAAACCAACTCTCCGATCTCCGTCGTCTCCGCTTTCTGGAAAG ATTTTGACTTAGAGAAGGAGAAATCTGTGCTAGATGAACAAGGGCTTCGAATTGCAGAAAACCAGGAAAACAGTCAGAAAAATAGGCGGAAGCTTGCCGAGAGTACTAGAA ATTTCAAGAAAGCTTCACCTGAGGATAAGTCAAGTTTGTTTAATGCATTGCTTAAGGGGTACCAGGAAGAGGTTGATAATCTTACAAAAAGAGCAAAGTTTGGAGAAAATGCCTTCCTTAACATCTACCAAAAGTTGTATGAAGCCCCAGATCCTTATCCAGCTCTTGCTTCAGTTGCT GAGCAAGATCTCAAGATGTCTGAGCTAGAATCCGAGAACCGGAAAATGAAAGTTGAGCTTGAGGAATTTAGAACAGAGGCAACTCACTTGAAGAATCAGCAGGCCACAATACGAAGACTTGAAGAGCGAAGTAGGCAATTAGAACAACAG ATGGAAGAGAAAGTAAAAGAAATTGTGGAGATTAAGCATCGCAACCTAGCAGAAGAGAACCAGAAAACAttagaaattttaaaagaaag GGAACAATTACTACAGGACCAGCTGCAGAGTGCCAAAGAAAGTGTTTCAAATATGAAGAAATTACATGAGCTTGCACAAAACCAGTTGTTTGAACTCCGTGCTCAGTCTG AGGAAGAGAGGGCAGCTAAGCAAGCAGAGGCCAATCTGCTGATGGATGAAGTTGAACGAGCACAAACAATGCTTCTTGGTTTGGAGAGAGAGAAG GGGGTACTTCGATCTCAGTTACAAACAGCAAATGAAGATTCTGAAAATAAGAAGAG TGATAATTTAGACTCAAATAATGCACTTGAAAATTCTTTAATTGCCAAAGAGAAGTTAATCTCTGAATTGAACATGGAGCTACACAATATTGAAACAACCTTATCAAATGAACGTGAAGAACACATTAATGATGTGAAGAAATTTACTGCAATGCTCAATGAAAAG GAGGCTTCTATTGTGGCAATGAAGAAAGAGCTTCAGACAAGGCCAACAGAAAAAGTAGTTGATGATTTGCGTAAGAAAGTAAAAATTTTGCAG GCAGTGGGTTATAATTCAATTGAGGCTGAAGACTGGGAAGCGGCCACAAGTGGGGAGGAGATGAGCCAGATGGAATCTCTTCTTCTTGATAAGAACCGAAAAATGGAACACGAACTAACACAGTTGAAG GTCAAACTTTCTGAAAAAACATCTTCACTCGAAACAGCCGAACAGAAGGTAGCAGAACTTTCAGCTAAGGTTAATGAACAACAAAAACTGATACAAAAGTTGGAAGATGATATATCCAAG GGATATAGTTCCAGTTCCAAAGATCATAAAGGAACTTTCCTTGATGACTGGGATCTATCAGAGGCTAACCGGAGTGAGGTGACTGAG CATCAAAATATGGATCAAAGGCATGCCTTAGATCAAGATCAGAGCTCAATGCTTAAAGTAATATGTAGTCAGAGAGATCGATTTAGGACCCGTTTGAGAGAGACAGAAGAg GAAATAAGGCAGTTGAAGGAGAAGATTGGATTATTAACTGCGGAACTGGAAAAGAGCAAAGCAGACAATGTTAAACTATACGGGAAGATTCGTTACGTCCAAGACTATAATGTTGAGAAAGTGGTTTCCAGGGGTTCTAAAAAG TATGCAGAAGATCTTGAAAGTGGTTTCGCATCAGATGTTGAATCTAAATACAAGAAGATATACGAGGATGATATAAATCCTTTTGCTGCATTCTCAAAAAAG GAAAGAGATCAAAGATACAAGGAGTTGGGATTTAGAGACAGAATCACACTCAGCAGTGGACGATTTCTTCTTGGTAACAA GTATGCCCGAACTTTTGCATTCTTCTATACAATCGGGTTGCATGTCTTGGTCTTTACCTGTCTCTACCGAATGTCAGCTTTGAGTTATCTTAG TCATGGCTCGGATGAAACACTGGTTGGAGAGAGAACCATTGATCTTCCTCGTGGACTGTAA